In the Malania oleifera isolate guangnan ecotype guangnan chromosome 1, ASM2987363v1, whole genome shotgun sequence genome, one interval contains:
- the LOC131152651 gene encoding casein kinase II subunit alpha-2-like isoform X1, translated as MKDAHNAPLLPRFLLVCALVALRAPLVQPPNLRPSSSFPAPNNKSFATIVGSNNTTGLAGIHGSNLTVAVMSKARVHADVNVLRPKAYWDYESLTVQWGDQDGYEVVRKVGRGKYSEVFEGINVNNNERCIIKILKPVKKKKIKREIKILQNLCGGPNIVKLLDIVRDQHSKTPSLIFEYVNSTDFKVLYPTLTDYDIRYYMYELLKALDYCHSQGIMHRDVKPHNVMIDHELRKLRLIDWGLAEFYHPGKEYNVRVASRYFKGPELLVDLQDYDYSLDLWSLGCMFAGMIFRKEPFFYGHDNHDQLVKIAKVLGTDELTAYLNKYGLELDPQLDALVGRHSRKPWSKFIHADNHHLVSQEAIDFLDKLLRYDHLERLTAREAMVILYGLIFCTWVPVLLLSLIMTLILLC; from the exons ATGAAAGATGCGCACAACGCCCCACTCCTCCCCCGCTTCCTGCTAGTCTGCGCCCTCGTGGCGTTGCGTGCGCCCCTGGTCCAGCCTCCTAACCTACGCCCATCCTCCTCATTTCCCGCTCCAAACAACAAGAGCTTCGCAACCATCGTCGGAAGCAACAACACGACTGGTCTCGCGGGGATCCACGGTTCGAACCTCACAGTCGCTGTCATGTCGAAAGCTCGAGTCCATGCCGATGTCAATGTTCTTCGTCCCAAAGCGTACTGGGATTACGAGTCGCTCACCGTTCAGTGGGG AGATCAGGATGGCTATGAGGTTGTTCGGAAAGTTGGAAGGGGAAAATACAGTGAAGTTTTTGAAGGCATAAATGTCAACAACAATGAACGGTGCATAATCAAGATTCTGAAGCCTGTTAAGAAAAAAAAG ATAAAGAGGGAGATAAAAATACTTCAAAACCTTTGTGGTGGCCCCAATATTGTCAAGCTTCTCGATATTGTTAGAGATCAGCACTCAAAAACTCCTAGCTTGATATTTGAGTACGTGAACAGTACGGACTTCAAAGTTTTGTACCCCACGTTGACTGATTATGACATACGTTATTACATGTATGAACTTCTGAAG GCATTGGATTACTGCCACTCTCAAGGAATAATGCACAGAGATGTCAAGCCCCACAATGTCATGATAGATCATGAATTGAGAAAACTTCGCTTGATAGACTGGGGTCTTGCTGAATTCTACCATCCTGGCAAGGAATATAATGTTCGTGTGGCCTCAAG GTACTTCAAGGGGCCTGAGCTTCTTGTTGATTTGCAAGACTATGACTATTCTTTGGACCTGTGGAGCCTTGGCTGTATGTTTGCAGGAATG ATATTTCGCAAGGAACCATTCTTCTATGGCCACGACAATCACGATCAGCTTGTCAAAATAGCAAAG GTACTAGGCACAGATGAGTTGACTGCATACTTGAATAAATATGGATTGGAGCTTGATCCTCAACTTGATGCCCTTGTAGGGAG GCACAGCAGGAAACCCTGGTCCAAATTTATTCATGCAGATAATCATCACCTGGTTTCTCAAGAG GCCATTGATTTTCTTGATAAGCTTCTGCGTTATGATCATCTGGAAAGGCTTACAGCAAGAGAAGCAATGGTAATCCTCTATGGGCTAATTTTCTGCACTTGGGTTCCTGTACTATTGTTATCTTTGATAATGACTCTTATTTTATTATGCTAA
- the LOC131152651 gene encoding casein kinase II subunit alpha-2-like isoform X2, with the protein MKDAHNAPLLPRFLLVCALVALRAPLVQPPNLRPSSSFPAPNNKSFATIVGSNNTTGLAGIHGSNLTVAVMSKARVHADVNVLRPKAYWDYESLTVQWGDQDGYEVVRKVGRGKYSEVFEGINVNNNERCIIKILKPVKKKKIKREIKILQNLCGGPNIVKLLDIVRDQHSKTPSLIFEYVNSTDFKVLYPTLTDYDIRYYMYELLKALDYCHSQGIMHRDVKPHNVMIDHELRKLRLIDWGLAEFYHPGKEYNVRVASRYFKGPELLVDLQDYDYSLDLWSLGCMFAGMIFRKEPFFYGHDNHDQLVKIAKVLGTDELTAYLNKYGLELDPQLDALVGRHSRKPWSKFIHADNHHLVSQEAIDFLDKLLRYDHLERLTAREAMAHPYFLQVRAAESSRMRTQ; encoded by the exons ATGAAAGATGCGCACAACGCCCCACTCCTCCCCCGCTTCCTGCTAGTCTGCGCCCTCGTGGCGTTGCGTGCGCCCCTGGTCCAGCCTCCTAACCTACGCCCATCCTCCTCATTTCCCGCTCCAAACAACAAGAGCTTCGCAACCATCGTCGGAAGCAACAACACGACTGGTCTCGCGGGGATCCACGGTTCGAACCTCACAGTCGCTGTCATGTCGAAAGCTCGAGTCCATGCCGATGTCAATGTTCTTCGTCCCAAAGCGTACTGGGATTACGAGTCGCTCACCGTTCAGTGGGG AGATCAGGATGGCTATGAGGTTGTTCGGAAAGTTGGAAGGGGAAAATACAGTGAAGTTTTTGAAGGCATAAATGTCAACAACAATGAACGGTGCATAATCAAGATTCTGAAGCCTGTTAAGAAAAAAAAG ATAAAGAGGGAGATAAAAATACTTCAAAACCTTTGTGGTGGCCCCAATATTGTCAAGCTTCTCGATATTGTTAGAGATCAGCACTCAAAAACTCCTAGCTTGATATTTGAGTACGTGAACAGTACGGACTTCAAAGTTTTGTACCCCACGTTGACTGATTATGACATACGTTATTACATGTATGAACTTCTGAAG GCATTGGATTACTGCCACTCTCAAGGAATAATGCACAGAGATGTCAAGCCCCACAATGTCATGATAGATCATGAATTGAGAAAACTTCGCTTGATAGACTGGGGTCTTGCTGAATTCTACCATCCTGGCAAGGAATATAATGTTCGTGTGGCCTCAAG GTACTTCAAGGGGCCTGAGCTTCTTGTTGATTTGCAAGACTATGACTATTCTTTGGACCTGTGGAGCCTTGGCTGTATGTTTGCAGGAATG ATATTTCGCAAGGAACCATTCTTCTATGGCCACGACAATCACGATCAGCTTGTCAAAATAGCAAAG GTACTAGGCACAGATGAGTTGACTGCATACTTGAATAAATATGGATTGGAGCTTGATCCTCAACTTGATGCCCTTGTAGGGAG GCACAGCAGGAAACCCTGGTCCAAATTTATTCATGCAGATAATCATCACCTGGTTTCTCAAGAG GCCATTGATTTTCTTGATAAGCTTCTGCGTTATGATCATCTGGAAAGGCTTACAGCAAGAGAAGCAATG GCCcatccatattttcttcaagtaAGAGCTGCCGAGAGTAGCAGGATGCGGACGCAGTAG